One region of Zingiber officinale cultivar Zhangliang chromosome 7B, Zo_v1.1, whole genome shotgun sequence genomic DNA includes:
- the LOC122006481 gene encoding probable prolyl 4-hydroxylase 3 encodes MASSLRSLAMREARGGRLYARMFVGRKTSKSTYFLVLLALLALSLVLLLLLPLHFDDASIPRLHKHFLREQEGFGHRGPQWTEVVSWEPRAFMYHNFLSKEECEHFIMLAKPHMKKSTVIDNSNGKSKDSRVRTSTGTFLHRAQDNVIKAIETRIANYTFIPVEHGEGLQVLHYEVGQKYEPHYDYFYDKFNIKNGGQRVATLLMYLSDVEEGGETVFPNAKVNSSSLPWYNELSDCGKRGLALKPKMGNALLFWSMKPDGTVDPLSLHGSCPVIKGNKWSSTKWMHVHGYH; translated from the exons ATGGCGTCGTCACTTCGGTCGCTGGCAATGAGGGAGGCCCGAGGGGGGCGGTTGTACGCGCGCATGTTCGTCGGTCGGAAGACCTCTAAATCGACCTACTTCCTTGTCCTTCTGGCGCTTCTCGCCCTCTCGCTTGTACTGCTACTGCTTCTCCCCCTCCATTTCGACGACGCTTCCATCCCCCGCCTCCACAAGCACTTCCTGCGTGAACA GGAGGGTTTTGGGCATCGAGGGCCACAGTGGACGGAGGTTGTCTCTTGGGAACCGCGAGCGTTTATGTACCACAATTTTCTG tccaaggaagaatgtgaGCATTTTATTATGTTGGCAAAACCTCATATGAAGAAGTCAACAGTTATTGATAATTCTAATGGCAAGAGTAAGGACAGCAG GGTCCGGACAAGCACAGGCACATTTCTCCATCGGGCGCAAGATAATGTAATCAAGGCTATTGAGACAAGGATAGCAAATTATACATTTATCCCAGTGG AACATGGGGAAGGGCTTCAAGTTCTGCATTATGAAGTTGGGCAGAAATATGAACCTCATTATGACTATTTCTATGACAAATTTAACATTAAGAATGGAGGTCAGCGAGTGGCTACTCTTCTAATGTATCT TTCGGATGTTGAAGAAGGTGGTGAGACAGTTTTTCCCAATGCCAAAGTAAACAGCAGTTCTTTACCATGGTACAATGAGTTATCAGACTGCGGAAAAAGAGGTCTTGCTCTTAAGCCAAAGATGGGAAATGCATTGCTTTTCTGGAGTATGAAGCCTGATGGCACTGTAGATCCGTTGAGTTTACATG GTTCGTGTCCTGTGATCAAGGGAAATAAGTGGTCTTCCACAAAGTGGATGCATGTACATGGGTACCATTGA
- the LOC122006483 gene encoding proline-rich receptor-like protein kinase PERK8, translating into MRVILWKKKMEAFYYTSPPPPPLDALSPPPSLESGYSIPFLPASTPPSSPPLSPPSHASRPPSALPDDYFSPPSLSTPPPPAIAAPPPALPLSPPPAVIPPMPPIYYQSPPPPPLSFAPPPSSPPPSHTNSSPFSSRSNATSPVSSNMTRRSPPSRFLPPPGMTHPVPWNNASSRSSMSTAATVVTFAVVAGIVMLSFVGAAVWLVKKRKRPLQPTSHGGDMAMAPSVSTLTPEVYPHARSPPYPLVRYSPEAGSGIPFSQLESGLGHTKLWFTLDELSMITDNFSPQNLLGEGGSGCVYKGYLIDGREVAVKQLKVSGAQGELHFRAEVDTISRAHHRHLVSLVGYCVSENERLLVYDYVPNRTLYYHLHAKGRPVMQWSKRLKVAAGAARGIAYLHEDCHPRIIHRDIKSSNILLDYNFEAKVSDFGLARSAMDENTHVSTRVMGTFGYLAPEYATSGKLTAKSDVYSFGVVLLELITGRKPVDSSQPLGDECLAEWARPLLIQALENGDFRCLPDPRLDGNYDNDEMFQIIEVAAACIRHSSTMRPRMTQVVRALDGLTDFDINNGVPPGQSDSFNSPKSEEIRMFQRMGFGSEDYNSDHSRKS; encoded by the exons ATGAGGGTTATCCtgtggaagaaaaagatggaagcTTTTTACTACACATCCCCGCCGCCGCCTCCACTAGATGCCCTATCACCGCCGCCATCTCTTGAAAGCGGGTATTCCATCCCCTTTTTGCCAGCTTCTACTCCACCTTCATCCCCTCCCCTCTCACCACCGTCCCATGCTTCACGCCCACCAAGTGCTCTACCGGATGACTATTTTTCACCTCCATCATTGTCAACACCTCCTCCACCGGCAATTGCAGCTCCGCCACCAGCACTGCCTTTGTCACCTCCACCAGCTGTCATTCCTCCTATGCCACCAATCTATTATCAGTCACCGCCACCGCCGCCTCTGTCTTTTGCCCCACCACCATCTTCGCCGCCACCTTCccatactaattcttctcccttTTCATCTAGAAGCAATGCTACCTCACCAGTATCTTCTAATATGACCCGTAGGAGCCCACCATCACGATTTTTACCTCCACCGGGAATGACGCATCCCGTACCTTGGAACAATGCCTCCTCGAGAAGCAGCATGAGTACTGCTGCAACTGTTGTTACATTTGCCGTTGTTGCTGGTATCGTGATGCTTAGTTTTGTTGGAGCAGCTGTGTGGCTTGTGAAAAAGCGTAAGAGGCCACTCCAACCTACCAGTCATGGTGGAGATATGGCTATGGCACCATCAGTGTCTACACTTACACCAG AGGTATACCCTCATGCAAGATCTCCACCATATCCTCTTGTAAGGTATAGCCCTGAAGCAGGTTCTGGAATCCCTTTCTCACAATTGGAGTCGGGGTTAGGACATACAAAATTATGGTTTACACTGGACGAGCTATCAATGATTACAGATAACTTCTCACCTCAGAACCTTTTAGGTGAAGGTGGCTCTGGTTGTGTGTATAAAGGATACTTAATCGATGGAAGAGAAGTGGCTGTGAAGCAGCTTAAAGTTAGCGGCGCACAAGGAGAGCTTCACTTCAGAGCTGAAGTTGACACTATCAGCCGTGCACACCATCGCCATTTGGTTTCTCTTGTGGGATATTGTGTATCAGAGAACGAGAGATTGCTCGTCTATGACTATGTGCCCAATAGAACTCTTTATTACCATCTCCATG CTAAAGGAAGACCAGTAATGCAATGGTCTAAGAGGCTTAAGGTTGCTGCTGGGGCAGCTCGTGGAATAGCATACCTTCATGAGGATT GTCATCCTCGGATAATTCATAGAGATATCAAGTCCTCAAACATTCTATTAGATTATAACTTTGAGGCTAAG GTTTCCGACTTCGGTCTTGCAAGGTCAGCTATGGACGAAAACACACACGTGTCCACACGTGTAATGGGGACTTTTGG ATACTTGGCTCCGGAGTATGCAACAAGTGGAAAGTTAACTGCTAAATCTGATGTATATTCATTTGGGGTGGTTCTTTTGGAACTTATTACAGGACGGAAACCTGTTGATTCATCTCAACCTTTAGGAGATGAATGTCTTGCTGAATGG GCTCGGCCATTGCTAATCCAAGCTCTTGAAAATGGAGATTTCAGATGCCTACCAGATCCAAGGCTCGACGGGAACTATGACAACGATGAGATGTTTCAGATCATTGAAGTAGCAGCTGCTTGCATTCGCCATTCTTCTACCATGAGGCCTCGAATGACTCAG GTGGTGAGAGCTCTTGATGGCTTAACTGACTTTGACATAAACAATGGTGTACCACCAGGCCAAAGTGACAGCTTTAATTCACCAAAATCTGAAGAAATCAGAATGTTTCAGAGGATGGGATTTGGCAGTGAAGACTACAACAGTGATCATAGTCGAAAGAGTTAA
- the LOC122006482 gene encoding uncharacterized protein LOC122006482: protein MGEEQDPQLLKRIAAAAYDYDMDPRWAEYWSNILIPPHKASRSDVVDHFKRKFYQRFIDPELVVEAMASTSASKSSRAAERPSAQTTESSRASERHSSQSSAQNVRPQNSGSSGGAAGTAASTGRSASSLRLDQRSIHFSLEAWVLVVAVLGVLPVVPRNFSNKAYRLSLLGTACSSVYSLYTLYGKPRAWNLPAIQTWFQTLIGAKDFVHLIYCITLVTAQLHFKFALIPVFCWSLEHVAKFLRRNFARSSLYRKYLEEPCVWVEANGTTLTILSSNAEIGLGFLLILSLFSWQRNIIQTFIYWQLLKLMYHVPATSGYHQSVWARIGRTVNPYIYRYAPFLNSPISAVQRWWFR, encoded by the exons ATGGGTGAGGAGCAGGATCCACAGCTACTGAAGAGGATCGCGGCGGCGGCGTACGACTACGACATGGATCCCCGATGGGCGGAGTACTGGTCCAATATCTTGATCCCGCCTCACAAGGCCTCTCGATCCGACGTCGTTGACCACTTCAAGCGCAAGTTCTATCAGCGTTTCATC GATCCTGAGCTTGTTGTGGAGGCAATGGCTTCAACTAGTGCTTCGAAGTCATCAAGAGCAGCAGAGAGACCTTCAGCACAAACAACAGAGTCATCAAGAGCATCAGAGAGACACTCCTCACAGTCAAGTGCTCAAAATGTGAGGCCACAAAATTCAG GTTCTAGTGGTGGAGCTGCTGGAACAGCTGCATCAACAGGCAGGAGTGCCAGTTCATTGAGGCTAGATCAACGGTCTATACATTTTTCTCTCGAAGCTTGG GTCTTAGTGGTTGCTGTGCTTGGGGTACTTCCAGTTGTACCAAGAAATTTTTCAAACAAGGCATATCGTTTGTCTTTGCTTGGTACTGCATGCTCCTCGGTGTATTCACTATACACTCTCTATGGG AAACCAAGGGCATGGAACCTCCCTGCTATCCAAACATGGTTTCAAACTTTGATTGGAGCAAAAGATTTTGTCCATTTAATATATTGTATTACACTTGTTACAGCTCAGCTACACTTTAAAT TTGCTCTCATCCCTGTATTTTGTTGGTCACTTGAGCACGTGGCAAAATTTCTAAGACGTAACTTTGCACGTTCTTCTTTATACAG GAAATACTTGGAGGAACCTTGTGTATGGGTAGAAGCAAATGGAACTACATTGACTATTCTAAGTTCAAATGCTGAGATTGGATTGGGCTTTCTTCTAATTTTATCTTTATTCTC GTGGCAACGCAACATAATTCAGACATTCATATACTGGCAG CTACTGAAGCTCATGTACCATGTTCCTGCTACTTCTGGTTATCACCAAAGTGTGTGGGCCAGGATTGGTCGTACTGTGAATCCGTATATCTATCGTTATGCACCCTTCTTAAACAGCCCCATATCTGCAGTTCAAAGATGGTGGTTCAgatag
- the LOC122003968 gene encoding probable prolyl 4-hydroxylase 3: MASSLRSLAMREARGGRLYARMFVGRKTSKSTYFLVLLALLALSLVLLLLLPLHFDDASIPRLHKHFLREQEGFGHRGPQWTEVVSWEPRAFMYHNFLSKEECEHFIMLAKPHMKKSTVIDNSNGKSKDSRVRTSTGTFLHRAQDNVIKAIETRIANYTFIPVGMLL, encoded by the exons ATGGCGTCGTCACTTCGGTCGCTGGCAATGAGGGAGGCCCGAGGGGGGCGGTTGTACGCGCGCATGTTCGTCGGTCGGAAGACCTCTAAATCGACCTACTTCCTTGTCCTTCTGGCGCTTCTCGCCCTCTCGCTTGTACTGCTACTGCTTCTCCCCCTCCATTTCGACGACGCTTCCATCCCCCGCCTCCACAAGCACTTCCTGCGTGAACA GGAGGGTTTTGGGCATCGAGGGCCACAGTGGACGGAGGTTGTCTCTTGGGAACCGCGAGCGTTTATGTACCACAATTTTCTG tccaaggaagaatgtgaGCATTTTATTATGTTGGCAAAACCTCATATGAAGAAGTCAACAGTTATTGATAATTCTAATGGCAAGAGTAAGGACAGCAG GGTCCGGACAAGCACAGGCACATTTCTCCATCGGGCGCAAGATAATGTAATCAAGGCTATTGAGACAAGGATAGCAAATTATACATTTATCCCAGTGGGTATGTTATtgtga